CGTAACTTTTGGATATTGATAAACCACATTGAATAAAAGTAGTGCACAAGACCTAAACTAAACTTTTGGACATTTTTTGGACATACAGCATCAAATACTGATGGGGTACTATTTGTGAAACTACAGTAAAACTTAAGTACCAAAAGTGGTACCTTGATAAAACATAAGTACTATTTGTGAtacaatttaaataaacaacattaaataaattagaagGTACCAAAGTTACATAATTCCCATACATATACAAATATCTTTTACAATTAATTTCATAAGTGCAACACAACCAATCAACAGCATGGTAACCCATGACAGGAACAAAGCATACATCAGAAATTTCTCTCTTGCCCTATAGTTGacattttccttctctagacAATTGATGATTTCCATGCGTTTATCATCCCCCTTCTACAATTGCCTAACCATTTTCATACAACTGTCCCTTTCATTCTCCAAGTCTTTCATCCTTGCCACCAAGTTACCATTTTCATCCTCTAGCTCATTAACCTTCTTCATAATCTCTTTTAAGACCTTCTCACCCGTTGCACAAGTTGGGTTGTCCttccatttgaaaaatttgcatgcagcttttgtctgtatgttaaattatattaataattcaCCCTTACAAGAAGTATTTCAATCATACAAAATACTTACTCTTGAAATGTAGGTAGCGCAACCCAAAAATCTTCTTTCAGGGTTATCTGTAGTCCATGAGGTCTTCAATGGTGCGGGTAAATCACAGTAACAGTAATAGGACCCCTCTCTGGGGGTCACCGACAAAGATCCAGAAGATGACTAAATTCAAAGAACAAACCAAACATTAATCTAAATcgaaaatgaaaacattttaaaaaaaaaaaaaaaaattatctacaTTATCTAAATCTAAACGAAACAATTTAAACAACCAACCTTCTCTATACCACGGGGAACTTCATTCCCTTTCCAATCTCGTTGGCAACTTTATGTCATCTCATCCAGAACAGCTGGTATCATCCACAAGGAGCTAAAAATCGGCATCATCTGCTGCAGATTCGGTGTTTTGTTTGGGAAGAAACAGTAGTACCCGAGCTGGTTAGGAATCGACGATTTTCGGCATTTTTGGGGAATTACATCCACGGGAAGCTAAATTTTACATGATCTTGCGAAGGTTAAGATTTGGGGTTAGGGAAGAACGGTCGACCGGAGCACCAGATCTGGTTAGTGTTGGTTCTGCAATTTGGGGGAAATGGCCGATGAACCCTAGTTTTGGCCGATTTTCACAATGTTCAAATTATGGTCGTTCTCTGTCATTCAATAAGTTCAACCCATGGTAAAAATAATTCGATACAAAACATTGTTTAATTAAAAGAGGTTTTAATTAGGAAATAATCAGACATATATGTGGCATGACTTACACTGAGATGGCAGCTACGTAGCAAATGATGTGGCCAGGAGGACAGGTGTCACATTAATAAGGCATCATTTTGCAATGACGTGGTCGGACGTtaaattttggatgaaaaatttaatagaggtactaaatgggtttttacccctaattcaggtaccacctatgattaGGTACCACTaagatactaaatttaaaaatagttaaaactcaagtatcaatggggtatttaacccaaaaaatttcCAACACAAGATCTTCGATGGGataaaatcaaaactaaaaaccaaccaaaacattagaaccaaaaaaacataaatcaaaTATACACGCTGTAACAGTTAGATTAACTGGTACtggatttttagggtttagatttACTGAATTGTGAATGGAAATGGAATGAAATAGAATAAAGTGATGAATTGATGAAGAATTGGATTAACAGTAAAATCAGTAACgaattttgtagtgaatttgGATAGAAAATAGGCATTCGAGGTGCCTGGCCTCCATGAGCATTTCGAGGTGCTCAATCTCCATTTCAGTCTAAGACTGAATACAATCTTCAATGTCTAATACATTTTACAAGTTTTCTTTATATAGACCACTAACCGACCCATAGACCTATATGGATCATACCAACTATAATATTGTGACCTATGGGTCATACCAACTATAATATGGTAGACCCATTACAACTGAAATGCCCATTAAACTTTTAAGGCCAAAggccaattaattaatataccCGTGCCACAcgcgaagagagagagagaatgagagtgATATCAAGTCCAGTGAGAAACGCATGAACTGCTCCTTTCATTTGTGAAAAAAGCCTAGGAAAACCCAAGGTTGAAAGGAAAGCACAAATTCTGACTCGTGAACAGCCTCATATAGGCCCAAAGCATTCGCCTGGAAGGGTTCCAAATGTCAAACATCAACACTGGGATAAAGGTTCTAAAGCTATGATGTAACTCAGTAAAAACCATAAAATTTTCTCGCCAGGTCTCAAAGTATGTCAAGGTTGGTCAAGGACTTTACACAAACTGTGTCAAGTCACAGAGTGAGATTGCCTTTTGCTACACTTTTGTTGTTAGTCTAAAACGACATCTATGCAGTACACTacacattgacacaattgataatttgagggGAATTGAtaattgagtagtagtttaaaaagaatatatttacttttctcaaagaaaaaagaaaaatattatgaatTAACAATGTCATGTCAATATTACTATATAGTAAGATAGTGTTATGATATATAATTAGACACTAGATCAAAGCAAGCAGAACTAGCTGTACACCACCCCCtgcaaacaaaatatatatatatatatatatatatatatatatatatatatatatatatatatatatatatatatatatatataatttcttgtatgttaaatattttttatgggataaaccttccaaaataaaatttttactttacCAAAAAAGGtctttccaaaaaaacaaaaacaaatgttgCTCCTCAAATTCTAGTTCTGACGCTGACAAAGCAAATTTGTACAATATATCCCCCGATCAAGATAATTGGCTTAagggaaataaataaaatatatagattATAAAACAAAGAAGTTATAAATAAGATATATAATTTGAACTTTTTAAGCCTACcatctctccatttcaaatgaaaatttataaagtattttcaaaatttaaaattagtgcATCTAATGACGCATATGAACTCAATCGGACACtaaaattaaacatttaaaatattgagAGACAAGAGTAGGGTGCATGCGTGCAACACAGGAATCATTTCATTTACgctagttaaaataaaaatccccATCATAAAAATCTCAGTAGTAGTCGTAGTCGTAGTCGTAGTCGTCGAAATTGCTGCCAACTTCATAGTCATCAGTTGAGTCCTCCTCGTAGTCGTAGTCGTAGTTGAAGAAATTGCTACCAAATTCATAGTCATCAGTGGAATCATGGGGACGCCGCAAGTCTTTAATCTGTTCAGCACATCTTTTTCCCAAATTCTTTGCCAGAGTGACATTGAAACATTGGCGCAGGTCAAGTGATTCAAGGTGAGGACAACCATCAAGGATAGCCTGCAAGCCGTCGTTAGTCAGCTTATTTCTGAAAAGTTGGAGGTGGCGCAATTCACTCATGTTATCTGCAATAGCAAGTGCCTCCTCATCACGCACTCTATTCTTCTGCCTCGGGTTGTAAAATTTGAGTGATTTCAAATGAGGGCAACTGCGGCCCACAGCTTCAAGAGCTTCTTTTGACAATAAAGAGTACGAAATGTCAAGCTCCTCTAGTAATGGAAGTTTTGAAGCCACTCCACTCAATCCCTTATCTGAAATGCCATAGCATCTTACAAGTCCAAGGCGTTTGAGCTGACTTGAACTGTTAAAATAGACCATGAAAGGAAATGACAAAAGCAAACTCATTATTGGAATAAAGAGATTGTATCAGAGATCTTTTTCTACATTGCAGCCTCCCACTGGGGCCTATAATTCAACAAGGAGGGCTTCAAAGTGGTGGTGTGCCTTCTATTTTAGTTAGAATCTTGACTTGAACATGTGATAGGctttcaatattattttgatgatcATCAAAACTACACCTTCCTCCAATCAAATTCACGATTTATCTTTGCCATAAGTATGCTCTAGGCTAGCAGAAAGGCTTACATGTAACACCTTAATTACACTATGAAAGCTAAACAACTCTATCTAACAAACTTGAGGATAAAGCACATCAATCCAAATGTCTCAACAAACTTGTTTTGATAGTCTTAAGTTGGAATAGATAacataaaaaatgataattcatacgacaaaattaaaaaacttgggTGATGGTAGTAAGAACAGAGGCAAGGGCAGCAAAGCAAGTATAAAAAAGCAGAGTTAGACAATGTAAGAAACCGGTGTTGTTGATTTCAGTATGACATGAGTTGAGTGAAGCCCATGTTGTTGATTAACAAGAGaaatacaaaatgaaaaacacaaaTTTCTCAACTTCACCGACAAACACTAAACCTCTAAGTCAATAAACTAGAATTGCACCCAGTAATTACCAACATCCAAATAACCACAAGGCTCCTAGCAATCACATTGTACAACAAAAAGGCCCCTCAATCAAGTAAAAGGAAAATACCTGTCAGCGATGTGCCTGAGGAGCTCGTCGGTGCCGAAGTTCTCGACGTTGATATCGACCAACTGGCCGCAGCTGCGATCGACGGCGTGGCGGCACATCTTCTCGAGGTCGTACGGGAACCCCAAGAGGCCCAGTGTGACCGGGTTTCGCATGTGGACGGCGCGCCACATCGACGGGTCCTTGCAGAGGTTGTGCCACGGCGAGCACACCATCTGCGCGCTCGTCAGGATCTCGAATGCCTCCAGTCTCATCAGGATCGACGCCGTCACGTCCCGGGGCAGAGCCAGCCAGTTGGGGAATTCGTCTGCAGGGTCAGGAGAAGAGTCCATCGCAAGACATGGGAAACGGAGTCCCGACATGTCTGattttgaagaagaaagaaagaagattcGAGAAGTAGGATTTCAGAGTGAAAATATGAAGAGTCAAGCGTGAGTTGAAGACGAAGCGTTCAAGCACACAATCCAAGGCCACGTGTGAGTCAAAGATGGGCTGGGAAAGCTTGTAAATAAATGAAGATTTATGAGTTTTGGTGGTTTCAAATTGTAGCTATCGAAAACATACAAATTTTTACTTTATCTACACATTTTTATATACacatttaaatatattatttattatactctggattttttttttaaagaataaagacGGACTCTACACTTAAGACcctaaattaataaatattaataaaaaaatatttaaaagcttaattatagttaatatttttaattaagaccTCTAATTATAATAAACATTTTATTGATGTATCGATTACATCTCTAGCATGAATAGTATTATCTAAACAAGGGATCAGGGCGGTACTTCATGTTTGCAGTAGTTTTTACACCGCATCTCAACCGTAGATTTCTCTCCAAACAAAAAGCTTCAATACtcgttttcatttttctttcttttctggcATTTTCTCAGCGATCAACCAAAAGGGTCAAGGCAAAACACCAAACCAAACCATAAAAATCAAAGCTTGAGAACAAACAAACACTTGGTGGTCGCGAGGCTAAACGTTGTTCCAACCATGTTTCTTTCTTTGCAGGAACCAAAACAAGCAAGAAAGCAACCCATTAAAATCCCTTATTTTCTCTAAACCCACAACGATTTTCCCTCACTAAGGCCTTGTAGACAGGATTGGATTGGAGAAGGAGCTTCAAGCGTCTCTTGAAGAAACTCATACTCAGCAGCTTTGATGTCGAGGGCAATCCGAGCCCTCATCACAAATGGGCTTGGCCATGCACCTAGAAACTTCACTGCACTTTTCGCCATGATCAATCACTTCTCTCTTCTAAAGTTGCCAGTTTCTAAGAGTCACAAAACCTATTTAAAGATGATCTGCTTATGAGCGTTTGTTCCTTTGTGTTTGGCACACTTTTGGTTTCCTGCGGTAGTTGtggatgaaagagagagaaaaaataaaaagaaaaaagcaaaaagtttCTATTCTACGGCTGAGATGTGGCGTAAAATCTACCGCATATATGCAgtactttttagtaccgcatAGTAGCCAGATCCCTAAATAAGAGTTTATCTCTTATTTTAAAAGATAGGCGGTTAATTAGTAGTAGAagtagtcttttatttttaaataggaATATCTAGattaatatgttatttgatttaGTAGCAGTCCTATTTAGTAATTATCTAAGTAGGTCTATCTATAAGTAGGAGATATAGATCTTAGAAGTAGAGTTTGAATAAGAGTCTTATCTCTTAGGGAAATTatcaaaacactcacaatgcCCAGCAATAACACAACACATTGGgccccaccccaatgtgccttggtgttgtgccaTTGTTGTACACAAAGAGTGCAATGATTACTCTCCTATCTTTTATAGTGGGAGAAGATGAGTAGTAGTTTCTTTATTTAAAGTTATCTTGAATTgctataattttctattttaaatggTAATAGGTTATCTAGCTGAATGTATGAGATAACTCTATCTAGAATAGAGTTACACTCCTATTGGAAGTTTGCTAGCTTTATTGTGTATTTAAAAGAATGATTATGAAATATATgttatgttgaattttgttaagtaaaataTAGGCTTACTGTGTTTTTTGGGAGTTCCTGGCTCACTTGAAATAGCCAACCTATCCATTCAtgtgttttgtattaattggttcGTACATCATCTATTCTTgaaataagttttaaaaaattgatattattaaatttgagaatCAAATAATATAAGAGATGTAAAAAAAGCATTTCTCTCTTGGAATGATggagagaatgaaaataataatagcaATATTCAATTGCGTTATGGGTAGAGAATTTTTGGGCCTTGTAATTAGCATTGAGTAGCCAAAATTTCAATAAGAATTTAaagaaacaacaataaattttgaTCTCAACTGCCAATTGGATCATTTGCAAGAAACATGGATTGCTTTAACATTCAATGCTAATAATATACTTTATTCCAAAagttaaaaagataaaaattatgCTACACAAGTCcaacatttaaaattaaatggaaacaaaaaaaattaaatgcaaagatggaaagttttcaaaatattttattcaattataaactcctctctttataagttttaaattttttgttctctctattttcctattcaagtcttattcaaatttgaattattctcTTCTTTTACAGTTTAACATCCCACATCGCGTGAGTATGAGAATAGAGATCGATGTGCTTAGATGTATATTTGCACCCCTCTTAACACAATGCTATTTAAAGTTGTGatgttcataaaattattagagctccgcagttaagcgtgcttacGCATGAGTAGTATTAGGATAAGTGACATATTGGGAAGTGAGAAGGCCCTCTAATATTTGTAAATATCATggatacaaaaataaaaaagatttgtAAAAAGCTAAAAATGGCCCAATTACAGTACACAAattgatagattttttttattattattttttttaaaaaaaaacaataattttttatgttgttatagttttaatttttatgttttatatatttatatttttaatatattaatattttttttattaagagtgacatatgTCATCATTATATTGGTGCTTTGCTTTGTGGTAATGTGAATTGTGTGAATTATATTGGTTTTTCATATGTCATCattatattggttttttttttcaaaacttaagttaataaattaatattaagaacataaaatgTGTTTTGCTTTGTGGTAATGTGAATTGTTAAACATCACACttcatatttttctataaaatagtATATGTTTTTCTTGTccatttaaatttaaattaataaattaatattaggcATATAAAATGATTCTAGTCGATTATTATGTTGTATAATTAGTCattacaaattattaaaaaaattatcattactTGTAATTAAAATTGTTAGATGATCTTATTACAAAATGAATCTCTTTTGATGAATTAGGTTCAATTATTcctttatgtaaattttttgataataaatatttgttagaaatatgcattgaatatgaaaaaaacttgaaaaatagaaaaattaattaaatctaaCAAGGGAATTCTAAACAATTTTATTACTAGCAATATAATAACATTGAATCTCAAaagcaaaatataaaaatatttaatatttaaaatatgaaaaaggccTCAAATAAAATTTTCGCCTTTGGCCTCGATCACAATACATGAAGCCAGCCTTGATTCTAGTATGCACATACTTTAGATGTTTTACACATTTTTCTCGTGAAAGTCATTTCATACGATGcaattaatcattttattttatatgcatGCATTTATAAAACTTACACGATTAGTCATTCCTTTTTTAAGCACCCATGTACACAAAACAGAATTCACGTcgttataaaaaatatttcatgaaaatataaAGCATGCACgtttgataataaaaatagaCATACAATAAGCCTTCTTCACATGAGTTTCACTCACCTTGATTGTAAAAGTCATCTAAGTAACCGTTATCAAATCCTCAAATACAGCTGCCCAAGAAAGGTTCTACTTAAAGTTTGGACTTTTAGAACATTCTACCATTATCGATTGTTCAATTTGAACGTTCTCACTTTTCACTGTTCAATCATTGCTGGCAAAGATCGATTGTTCTGTTCGATCGTCCACTGGACAGACCAAAATGGTCCTGTCTTTCACCTGCCTAGCTCGTTCTAATTAAGGCTAAAACAAACATCGCAACACTATTCTCGGCACAAATCAAACATCAACACAAGAATCCAACACCAAAGGTCAAACCTTTCTATAAAAATCTCACATTTCTTTTAAAACACAAGGTATTCTTCAAAGGGATACgctatttaataatttaacaccTTAAACAACAAGATATGCAAAGGAAGTCCAAATCTCCTCGAAGATTCAAACTTTTTAATAGCATTTCTAACGAGCTCTCCActttaaaattttcaccaaaatttggtgaaaaacttaaaaaaatccACTTTAACACAttttaatttctctattttgtctCTTGTCAtaatttcactccaaatttgactcacaaatttcatgaactgttgaatattttatcatttatttctcatttcacTTCACTTTGCACTTTTCCTTCTCTCCTCATTTGTTAAGAGTAGAtgcttaaaactaataaaaaaattaatatttagttgaaatagagaaatatttggagagttttgtgtatgaagtttgttaaaagtaatacataaaataataaaagtagattgtttagctaaaatttgaagAGCTCACTAAAGACACTCTAAGTTCTAACCCTATAGTCATCATCAAACAATCAAAAATCACTCTAAGACTTTCTAACAACAACCCTTCCCTCTCATGTATTAGTTTGATACTAAAATGTTCTTGATTTGGATTTGATTATTATATCTGTATTCTCTCTCACGTACCACATTTTTCCCGTAAATATagacttttgtattgtaaacattAATCAAGTTAACAAGAGCAAGATGTAACCATTTGGACAAATGAAGTGGTGAACGTAGATATCTAACACTAAACTACCTTAAAATTCCTTatgtcttttatttctttttactcTATCTATAATTCTCatgtttgttattttataaaaaattctacaAAACCAATTAACACCTCGTTTAATACAATATGAAAACTTTAAGTAATTAGAAAGTCTACTTAGAATTTAGATTatgttttacaaaaaaaaattataaacaaacttttttttttttttttggttctagaagcttaagaaaaaaaaggctcagcttgttaaaatttttgttttctatcttttattttttcttctcaaaacaaaaatattaacaaacaatccaCATGCAAGACActcttaaaaacataaaaataatttttatttttattttacataaaaataaaataaaaaaaatacatccaaaacacattaacaaagaAAGGTCAAAAAATAAGGAGTAACTTTAATCTTAAGATTGGAAGGCAAACaaagataataattaaaagTACACAAACAATGGACGACTTTTTAAGAATTTGGAgagttattatatattttatacaaaattatTCGAAAAAATGATAAACCTCAAGAAATTGGTGGACATGGTAGATGGCTGACATGAATTTAGGATTGTAAATGAAAAAGTTATTCATGCGCTCACTTGGATTCGGCTCAATTAATTTCAATTCATGCTCGACCCGGTTATTAACGAGTTGTTTATAAACACGAActatgtttaattattaaattatttatattcgtATAAAATTCAACTCGCTCGGTTAAAATTTAGAACAAAATAATTTGCTCACATTCGGTTCACcaaatatttagttaaagaacatatttttctattttaactacctATTTTTCTAAAGCACTTATATTTGGCTTAGCATTTGAACCATCCACTTtcacatttttcatttaaaatagaattgtttttttggtttttttaatcTACTTTCACTATTCCCAAAGAAGGGAGAAAAacatattgatttttttattaataaaaattatactttgtTGAGGTACGGTGCTTAGCAATTTTGATAAACACTAGTATAGTGGCTCAGCAAAtccttaactattttttttttggaacagaAATCCTTAACTATTTTGATTAACCGGATGTGGAGTAGTTTTAGAAACATTTTGGggaaaattttacttataacatttaatttttcatcacttttgcaattaagtacttaaattttaaaaagtatcaatttatggtgtccatcttttaattttattttattttttcaatttcaatcgcctgttagaatttttcgttaaatcttatcaaaattttcaaaatacatctatggattttttttttttttttttttaaagattaaggcataggtattttttcaaagagtaatgattcactaccacttaaatatacaacttttcaccatcttgtctatgtggcaaggtggtccctcaccttaatttattttgagtaatgattcactactacctaaatatacaacttttcaccaccttgcctatgtggcaaggtggtcccccactactttttgagtttttaaatttttttaaaaaataaattaaggtgagagaccaccttgccacatagacaaggtggtgaaaagttgtagagaaatgattcctacactcatttctcacaacaatctcacaacaagctgacatggctggtaatattttattatttttttacttttgtaaaaaaataataaaatattaccagccatgTCAGCTTGtggtgagaaatgagtgtagggatcatttctcaaagttgtatatttagatggtagtgaatcattactcatttatttttaaaaaataaaaaaactcaagaagtagtgggggaccaccttgccacataggcaaggtggtgaaaagttgtatatttggatggcattgaatcattattctttttcaaattctgCTAAATTATaatcaacacctaaatccttgtttttttttttctaaaaaaaaaaaaatataggtattttgaaaattttaacagaatttgatgaAATATTCTAACggataattgaaattgaaaaaaataaaaaaattgataccaTAAATTGGCACCTTTCAAAATTTagtacttaattgtaaaaataataaaaaataaggattataagtaaaaaatttcTAATATTTTGCTCCACTGGCCAAAATAACCTTTAATTATTGTGACTACCTCAATGTGAGTGCTGTTAGActtatatatgaaaagaaatttgatttgaagactcctttaatataaaatatagaattgctttttcctttttgctttttcctttttgctttttacTTTTAATGGGGTCGTCGTGGACGGGGATGGATGGTGAACGGGCTCGTTTGGTGATCGGTCtcgtttaaaaaagaaaataaaaaaaataaataaataaataaataaaaaaaaggaaaaaagaaaaagtaaacttcaaaacatactcctttttatatcacatacaGCTGTAGTCGATTGATGTCAAAAGaggggaatttttatttttcttcacaaGGAAGcaaatttttctttgaataaaatgtaaatattttatataatttattaacatGGCATGTGGAAACAATTTAAACTTGTCTCAAATATTACAGACTAGATCAATGCAGGCGGAACAAGCTATAACTGCCtcctaaaattatatatatatatatatgagataattGTACCATTAATTTACgaggttggcttaaattacaaatcacttcatgAACCAATTTTTCGTCTACCAAGCTAatagattccgttagtttgccacgttatacccaaaaaaaaaatcgacacatgtcaattacaataaaaaaaatatgaataaataaaacttaaaaaatattttgtttttttaaaaaaaaaaaaaaaaaatagcaaagaaGTGGCTACCGGGGGTGGCCCGGCCACGCCTGAGGGTGGCGCACGGCCTCCCCTAGGCCTGGGGTGGTCATGTGTTGATTTCTTATTAGGTATGACATGGCAAACTAACGAAATTTGTTAACTTGGCGGACggaaaacgggttcagggagtgattcgtaattatagtttaccacagagaccctccatgaactttttgtactagAGGGAGTggtttgtaatttaggccaactctaagaaccagtagtgcaattatccctataaatatatatatatatatggaataaaCCATcggaaattaattttttactcttCCAAAATagtcttctttttagttttcccTCCTAAAATTCCAAATCTGCCActgtttactatttactatgcTTTTTGTGCCATGAAATTTGCTTATTTCTTTAGAGCAT
This DNA window, taken from Alnus glutinosa chromosome 5, dhAlnGlut1.1, whole genome shotgun sequence, encodes the following:
- the LOC133869134 gene encoding putative F-box/LRR-repeat protein 23, with the translated sequence MSGLRFPCLAMDSSPDPADEFPNWLALPRDVTASILMRLEAFEILTSAQMVCSPWHNLCKDPSMWRAVHMRNPVTLGLLGFPYDLEKMCRHAVDRSCGQLVDINVENFGTDELLRHIADSSSQLKRLGLVRCYGISDKGLSGVASKLPLLEELDISYSLLSKEALEAVGRSCPHLKSLKFYNPRQKNRVRDEEALAIADNMSELRHLQLFRNKLTNDGLQAILDGCPHLESLDLRQCFNVTLAKNLGKRCAEQIKDLRRPHDSTDDYEFGSNFFNYDYDYEEDSTDDYEVGSNFDDYDYDYDYY